A window of the Nitrosococcus wardiae genome harbors these coding sequences:
- a CDS encoding carbonic anhydrase — translation MKKQWYAVLAGGLLATSTAYAAGHTPFWDYVGNAGPTHWAELNPEYAPCQSGKNQSPINITGTTAAETQLPPLRFHYTNEPNEIINDGHTIQITFPPGNTMVVRNHTFELKQVHFHAPSEHHMEGKEFPMEGHLVHADEQGNLAVISIFYKGKDPNPALAKLWEIMPRRRGEHHRVEAHISAAELLPSDKSYYLYNGSLTTPPCTEGVWWVILEQPVHISPQQVSAFLAVMHHPNNRPEQPVNARVPLHSQ, via the coding sequence ATGAAAAAACAATGGTATGCTGTGTTGGCCGGCGGCCTATTAGCCACTTCTACTGCCTATGCGGCGGGACATACCCCTTTTTGGGACTATGTGGGGAATGCGGGTCCGACGCACTGGGCAGAGCTAAATCCCGAATACGCCCCTTGCCAATCGGGCAAAAACCAATCCCCCATTAATATCACCGGCACCACCGCCGCAGAGACCCAGCTACCCCCGCTACGCTTCCACTACACGAATGAACCCAACGAAATTATCAACGACGGCCATACTATACAAATTACCTTCCCTCCTGGCAATACCATGGTAGTGAGGAATCATACCTTTGAACTAAAACAGGTCCATTTCCACGCACCCAGCGAGCATCACATGGAAGGAAAGGAATTTCCTATGGAGGGACATTTGGTCCATGCCGATGAGCAGGGCAACTTAGCCGTGATCTCCATCTTCTACAAGGGAAAAGACCCCAACCCCGCTCTTGCTAAGCTCTGGGAAATTATGCCTCGGCGAAGGGGCGAGCACCATCGGGTAGAAGCCCATATCTCGGCCGCTGAGCTATTGCCCTCTGATAAGAGCTATTATCTCTACAATGGATCTCTGACCACCCCCCCCTGCACAGAAGGCGTATGGTGGGTAATCCTCGAACAGCCGGTTCATATCTCTCCGCAGCAGGTAAGTGCTTTTCTAGCCGTAATGCACCATCCTAATAACCGGCCAGAACAACCTGTTAATGCTCGAGTACCTCTCCACTCTCAATAA
- the ubiK gene encoding ubiquinone biosynthesis accessory factor UbiK has product MIEPKLLDELARKLAGAVPPSLQDFQKDLEKNFRAVLTSTFAKLDLVTREEFDIQQAVLERTRMKLEALAEQVALLEAQAGLKKEPQEQQEALGEKSSEPDDTGPQP; this is encoded by the coding sequence ATGATTGAACCAAAGCTTTTGGATGAGCTGGCCCGCAAGCTAGCAGGTGCCGTTCCCCCAAGTCTCCAGGATTTTCAAAAGGATCTGGAAAAGAATTTTCGTGCCGTTTTGACCAGCACGTTCGCTAAGCTTGACTTGGTTACCCGAGAAGAGTTCGATATTCAGCAAGCGGTGTTGGAGCGCACGCGGATGAAGCTAGAAGCCTTAGCGGAGCAGGTTGCTTTACTGGAAGCGCAAGCGGGTCTAAAGAAAGAACCACAAGAACAGCAGGAAGCGTTAGGGGAGAAATCGTCAGAGCCCGATGATACCGGGCCCCAGCCCTAG
- a CDS encoding YifB family Mg chelatase-like AAA ATPase: MSLAIAYSRAQAGVDASLVTVEVHLSNGLPAFSIVGLPETAVKESKDRVRGALLNCHFEFPARRITVNLAPADLPKEGGRFDLAIALGILAASGQISPPVLKAYEFVGELALSGEVRGIRGVLPVALQAAKAGHTLVVAEENAPEAALVSTVEVLGASHLLAVCQHLRGESLLAPFSGNSLKTVPVEEMDIADVRGQYHVKRALEVAAAGAHNLLMIGPPGTGKTMLASRLPGLLPGMSEAEALESATVQSISSRGFDFSRWRQRPFRAPHHTASAVALVGGGGQPRPGEISLAHHGVLFLDELPEFERRVLEVLREPLEAGRIMISRAAQQVEFPACVQLVAAMNPCPCGYLGDPKGRCRCTMEQVQRYRARISGPLLDRIDMQIEVPPVPLKQLRTEPEGIVETSRQIQARVEAARRRQLTRSGQPNSWLSNREIERTCRLSDKDYRLLDQALEQLGLSARAYHRILKVARTIADLEGSEAIRTPHLSEAIGYRRLDRSHGKP, encoded by the coding sequence ATGTCGCTGGCGATTGCCTACAGTCGGGCTCAGGCAGGAGTTGATGCTTCCTTAGTGACCGTGGAGGTCCACCTCTCAAATGGTCTCCCTGCTTTTTCAATTGTGGGCCTGCCGGAAACTGCGGTTAAGGAAAGCAAAGACCGGGTACGCGGTGCATTGCTTAATTGTCATTTTGAGTTTCCAGCTCGTCGTATTACGGTAAACTTGGCGCCTGCAGATTTGCCCAAGGAAGGAGGGCGCTTTGATTTGGCTATCGCCTTAGGCATTTTAGCTGCCTCAGGGCAGATCTCACCACCGGTGTTAAAGGCCTATGAATTTGTCGGCGAGCTTGCTTTAAGCGGCGAGGTACGGGGCATTCGTGGAGTGCTGCCCGTCGCCTTGCAAGCAGCAAAAGCGGGGCACACCTTAGTTGTTGCAGAAGAAAATGCCCCCGAAGCGGCCCTAGTGTCTACGGTTGAGGTATTAGGGGCTTCCCACCTTTTAGCAGTCTGTCAGCATCTCCGGGGGGAATCCTTACTTGCCCCCTTTAGCGGAAATTCCCTCAAGACGGTTCCTGTAGAGGAGATGGATATTGCTGATGTTCGGGGTCAGTATCATGTCAAACGGGCGCTAGAGGTGGCAGCGGCTGGAGCTCATAACCTCTTAATGATCGGGCCCCCGGGAACGGGCAAGACGATGTTAGCCAGTCGTTTACCAGGCCTTTTGCCTGGAATGAGCGAAGCCGAAGCGCTAGAAAGTGCCACTGTGCAATCTATCAGCAGCCGAGGCTTTGATTTTAGCCGTTGGCGTCAGCGTCCTTTCCGAGCACCCCATCATACTGCCTCTGCGGTAGCCTTAGTGGGAGGAGGCGGCCAGCCCCGGCCCGGGGAGATCTCCCTGGCCCATCACGGGGTATTATTTCTTGATGAGTTGCCAGAATTTGAGCGTCGCGTATTGGAGGTTCTCAGAGAACCTTTGGAAGCGGGCCGTATTATGATTTCCCGGGCCGCCCAGCAGGTAGAGTTTCCCGCTTGTGTGCAATTAGTCGCGGCCATGAATCCCTGTCCCTGCGGCTATTTAGGAGATCCCAAGGGGCGTTGCCGGTGTACTATGGAACAAGTACAGCGTTATCGGGCGCGGATTTCCGGGCCTTTGTTAGACCGCATCGATATGCAAATCGAGGTACCGCCTGTGCCCCTGAAGCAGTTACGGACCGAACCTGAAGGAATTGTGGAAACCAGTCGCCAGATTCAAGCTCGGGTGGAAGCGGCGCGAAGGCGCCAATTAACCCGTTCGGGACAACCTAACAGTTGGTTAAGCAATCGGGAGATAGAGCGCACTTGCCGCCTTAGTGATAAGGATTACCGTTTACTGGACCAGGCCTTGGAGCAATTGGGGCTTTCGGCCCGAGCCTACCACCGGATATTGAAGGTAGCCCGGACTATTGCCGATTTGGAAGGAAGCGAGGCTATCCGTACTCCCCATCTTTCTGAGGCGATTGGTTATCGACGATTAGACCGTTCCCATGGCAAACCTTAA
- a CDS encoding UvrD-helicase domain-containing protein: MANLNSQQRLAVRHIDGPLLVLAGAGSGKTRVITHKIAYLIDQCHLPARSIAAVTFTNKAAREMKTRIGQLLPKGRGRGLVVSTFHTLGLNILRREREVLGLKAGFSLLDAQDSQALIRDLCHHEFSGGGEESSLQWQISAWKSSLVTPEEALSRAGNDQELQAAQLYAAYNRRLRAYNGVDFDDLIGLPVTLFALHPDILHRWQTRFRYLLVDEYQDTNEAQYQLVKHLAGVRGAVTVVGDDDQSVYAWRGARPENLRHLREDFPQLTVIKLEQNYRSNGRILRVANRLISHNPHVFEKRLWSALGEGDPIPVLSCRDEHHEAERVVAELMYHRFKYRTACRDYAILYRGNHQSRPFERALRTHGIPYVLSGGTSFFERGEVKDIMAYLRLLANEDDDNAFLRVANTPRRGIGAATLEKLAGYAARRGQSLLASSFELGLGEYLSGEALARLRRFCKWIVDLADRGRRGDPIAVIKDLIDEMDYRAWLDEICNDRRTTERRMANVEELVGWLERLYQRGDERRILGDLVAEISLQDILERTQEKKDRDAVNLLTLHAAKGLEFPHVFIVGMEEELLPHRTSLEQGALEEERRLAYVGITRAQRSLYLTMAAKRQQYGEVIACEPSRFLSELPAADLQWEREGAPRDPAERMERGQVHLANLREMLR, encoded by the coding sequence ATGGCAAACCTTAACTCCCAACAGCGCCTGGCAGTACGCCATATTGACGGCCCCCTGTTGGTGTTGGCAGGCGCTGGCAGCGGAAAAACCCGGGTGATTACCCATAAGATTGCCTATCTTATCGATCAGTGCCACCTGCCGGCCCGCTCCATTGCCGCTGTGACCTTCACTAATAAAGCGGCCCGGGAAATGAAGACCCGCATTGGCCAGTTACTGCCCAAGGGTAGGGGGCGGGGCTTGGTAGTTTCCACTTTCCATACCCTTGGGCTCAATATCTTGCGCCGTGAGCGGGAAGTTCTCGGCCTCAAAGCGGGTTTTTCTTTATTGGATGCTCAAGATAGCCAAGCCCTGATCCGTGATCTCTGTCACCATGAATTCAGTGGTGGCGGTGAGGAGAGCAGTTTGCAGTGGCAGATTTCTGCCTGGAAAAGTTCTTTGGTGACCCCTGAAGAAGCCTTGAGCCGTGCGGGCAATGACCAGGAACTCCAAGCCGCCCAACTCTATGCCGCCTATAATCGGCGTCTGCGGGCCTATAATGGGGTCGACTTTGATGATCTTATCGGGTTGCCCGTGACCCTCTTTGCCCTGCACCCGGATATCCTCCACCGTTGGCAAACTCGTTTCCGCTATCTGCTGGTGGACGAGTATCAGGATACCAACGAGGCCCAATATCAGTTAGTTAAACATTTGGCCGGAGTGCGAGGTGCTGTTACGGTGGTAGGGGATGATGACCAGTCGGTCTATGCTTGGCGGGGGGCCCGACCGGAAAACCTACGCCATCTCAGAGAAGATTTCCCCCAGCTAACCGTCATCAAGTTAGAGCAAAACTACCGCTCTAATGGGCGTATTTTGCGGGTGGCTAACCGGCTTATCAGCCATAATCCCCATGTATTTGAAAAACGGCTTTGGAGCGCCTTAGGTGAAGGCGACCCCATACCTGTGCTGAGTTGCCGGGACGAACACCATGAAGCGGAGAGGGTCGTTGCCGAACTGATGTACCATCGCTTTAAATACCGCACAGCGTGTCGTGATTATGCCATCCTTTACCGGGGCAACCACCAATCTAGGCCCTTTGAGCGGGCTTTGCGGACCCACGGAATTCCTTATGTTTTGAGTGGGGGGACTTCGTTTTTCGAACGGGGCGAAGTCAAGGATATTATGGCTTACTTGCGTCTGTTGGCCAATGAGGATGATGATAATGCTTTTCTACGAGTGGCCAATACCCCGCGTCGGGGTATTGGTGCGGCAACCTTAGAAAAACTGGCGGGATATGCGGCTCGTCGGGGACAAAGCCTATTAGCCTCAAGTTTCGAGTTGGGTTTAGGCGAGTACCTCTCTGGTGAGGCCTTGGCCCGACTGCGCCGATTTTGCAAGTGGATAGTAGATTTGGCCGATCGGGGGCGGCGTGGTGATCCCATCGCGGTGATTAAAGATCTTATTGATGAAATGGATTATCGGGCCTGGCTTGACGAAATCTGTAACGATCGACGCACTACCGAAAGGCGAATGGCTAATGTGGAGGAGTTGGTGGGTTGGTTGGAACGCCTCTACCAGCGGGGAGATGAACGACGGATCCTCGGCGATCTGGTGGCGGAAATCAGCTTGCAAGATATTTTAGAGCGAACGCAAGAGAAAAAAGACCGGGACGCTGTTAACTTACTGACTCTCCACGCCGCCAAGGGGCTAGAGTTTCCCCATGTTTTCATAGTGGGTATGGAGGAAGAGTTGCTGCCTCACCGGACTAGCCTGGAACAGGGCGCCTTAGAGGAGGAACGGCGCTTGGCCTATGTGGGGATTACCCGGGCCCAAAGAAGCCTTTATTTGACCATGGCAGCAAAGCGCCAACAGTATGGGGAAGTTATCGCCTGTGAGCCTAGCCGATTTTTGTCAGAGTTGCCTGCTGCAGACCTTCAGTGGGAGCGGGAAGGGGCTCCCCGCGACCCCGCTGAGCGGATGGAAAGAGGTCAAGTCCATCTCGCCAATTTGCGGGAGATGCTCCGTTAG
- the ilvD gene encoding dihydroxy-acid dehydratase yields MPPYRSRTTTHGRNMAGARALWRATGMKEDDFGKPIIAIANSFTQFVPGHVHLKDLGQLVAREIEKAGGVAKEFHTIAVDDGIAMGHSGMLYSLPSREIIADSVEYMVNAHCADALVCISNCDKITPGMLMAALRLNIPVVFVSGGPMEAGKAKIHGKNLSLDLVDAMVAAANPSESDSDVMAYERSACPTCGSCSGMFTANSMNCLTEALGLALPGNGSLLATHADRKELFLEAGRLIVTLAKRYYEQDDETVLPRSIATFEAFENAMSLDIAMGGSTNTVLHLLAAAQEGAVDFTMADIDRLSRKIPNLCKVAPATQQYHMEDVHRAGGVIGILGELDRAGLIQRQVATVHSPTLGAALDQWDVIRSGYEAAQNRYLAAPGGIPTQIAFSQERRWESLDLDRAQGCIRDIAHAYSKDGGLAVLYGNLAEEGCIVKTAGVDPSMLMFSGPARVFESQEAAVEAILGDHIQPGEVVLIRYEGPKGGPGMQEMLYPTSYLKSKGLGKVCALITDGRFSGGTSGLSIGHVSPEAAEGGTIGLVEEGDRIEIDIPHRRIHLAVSEEELARRRMDMEAKAHQAWQPVDRKRPVSLALQAYAALATSAAKGAVRDLGQLEPRNSS; encoded by the coding sequence ATGCCCCCTTATCGTTCCCGAACGACAACCCACGGCCGCAATATGGCCGGTGCCCGGGCTTTGTGGCGGGCTACCGGTATGAAAGAAGACGATTTTGGTAAGCCTATTATTGCTATTGCCAACTCTTTCACTCAGTTTGTGCCCGGCCATGTTCACCTCAAGGATCTCGGCCAGTTGGTGGCCCGAGAGATAGAGAAGGCAGGTGGGGTGGCCAAGGAGTTCCATACCATTGCCGTGGATGATGGAATTGCCATGGGCCACAGTGGAATGCTCTATTCCCTGCCTTCCCGGGAGATCATTGCCGATTCGGTAGAGTACATGGTCAATGCCCATTGTGCCGATGCATTGGTCTGTATTTCCAATTGTGACAAGATTACTCCTGGTATGTTGATGGCCGCCTTACGTTTGAATATTCCGGTGGTGTTTGTCTCAGGGGGTCCCATGGAGGCGGGTAAGGCTAAAATTCATGGCAAGAACTTAAGCTTAGATCTGGTGGATGCCATGGTGGCAGCAGCTAACCCCAGTGAAAGCGACTCTGATGTAATGGCCTACGAACGTTCGGCCTGTCCTACGTGCGGTTCTTGTTCTGGGATGTTTACTGCCAATTCCATGAACTGTCTGACCGAGGCCTTGGGATTGGCGTTGCCGGGTAATGGTTCCTTGCTGGCAACTCATGCCGATCGGAAAGAATTGTTTTTAGAAGCGGGTCGTTTGATTGTGACATTAGCGAAACGCTATTACGAGCAGGACGATGAGACCGTTTTACCTCGCTCAATTGCCACCTTCGAAGCCTTTGAGAATGCCATGAGCTTAGATATTGCCATGGGCGGTTCCACGAATACCGTGCTTCATTTACTGGCGGCAGCCCAGGAAGGAGCGGTGGATTTCACCATGGCCGATATCGATCGCTTGTCCCGTAAGATACCTAACTTATGTAAGGTGGCTCCAGCAACTCAGCAATACCATATGGAAGATGTTCACCGGGCAGGGGGAGTAATCGGTATCTTAGGAGAACTCGATCGGGCCGGGTTGATCCAACGCCAAGTTGCCACCGTTCATAGCCCGACCTTGGGGGCGGCCCTTGACCAATGGGACGTTATCCGTTCTGGCTATGAGGCCGCCCAGAATCGCTACCTCGCTGCTCCAGGTGGCATTCCTACTCAGATAGCTTTTAGTCAGGAGAGGCGCTGGGAGAGTCTGGATTTGGATCGGGCGCAAGGGTGCATCCGTGACATCGCCCATGCTTACAGTAAGGATGGGGGATTGGCGGTTCTTTATGGCAATCTTGCTGAGGAAGGTTGTATCGTCAAAACTGCCGGGGTAGACCCATCGATGTTGATGTTTTCCGGTCCGGCCCGGGTATTCGAGAGCCAGGAGGCAGCGGTGGAGGCTATTCTGGGTGACCACATCCAGCCGGGGGAAGTAGTGCTTATTCGCTACGAGGGTCCCAAGGGGGGGCCAGGAATGCAGGAGATGCTTTATCCCACTAGCTACCTGAAATCTAAAGGGTTAGGTAAGGTCTGTGCACTCATCACAGATGGCCGCTTCTCGGGGGGGACTTCGGGGCTTTCCATTGGCCACGTTTCTCCTGAGGCGGCTGAAGGAGGGACTATCGGTCTGGTAGAGGAAGGCGATAGGATTGAGATCGACATTCCCCATCGGCGTATTCATCTTGCGGTGAGCGAAGAGGAACTGGCGCGGCGCCGAATGGACATGGAGGCAAAGGCCCACCAGGCTTGGCAACCGGTCGACCGGAAACGCCCTGTTTCCCTGGCGCTCCAGGCCTATGCAGCACTCGCCACTTCGGCGGCAAAAGGGGCGGTACGTGACTTGGGACAGCTTGAACCTAGAAACAGCAGCTAG
- a CDS encoding TIGR04211 family SH3 domain-containing protein: MLFVISCLALTPTPAQTIRYITDQIEVTLRTGQGIEHRVLQTLESGVAVKVLETRSEGYSRIQTEEGVEGWVLSRYLVSTPSAKEQLSIAKQRIANLELKTAQLKEEIQKISQQRKTTQEKSQTLLEDNQRLGKELEYIRQTAASALAIDSENKRLKDQLINLERVVQGLQQENVALRDRTAREWFLLGAGVILIGMLIGLVIPKIRWKRRSTWSDSL, translated from the coding sequence GTGCTATTTGTGATCTCTTGCTTGGCGCTTACCCCTACTCCTGCCCAAACAATCCGTTATATTACCGACCAAATCGAGGTCACACTACGTACTGGACAGGGGATTGAGCATCGGGTTTTACAGACGCTGGAAAGTGGCGTGGCCGTTAAAGTGCTAGAGACTCGTTCCGAGGGTTATTCACGAATCCAGACCGAAGAGGGTGTCGAAGGGTGGGTCTTGAGCCGCTACTTGGTGAGCACCCCTAGTGCCAAGGAACAGCTGAGTATAGCCAAGCAGCGGATCGCTAACCTAGAGTTAAAAACTGCTCAGCTCAAGGAAGAAATTCAGAAAATTTCCCAACAAAGAAAGACCACTCAGGAGAAATCTCAAACCCTCTTAGAAGATAATCAACGTCTGGGTAAGGAATTGGAGTATATTCGGCAGACCGCAGCTAGTGCGCTGGCTATCGACAGCGAGAATAAGCGCCTTAAGGATCAATTAATAAACTTAGAGCGTGTTGTTCAAGGGTTGCAACAGGAGAATGTCGCCCTCAGAGATCGCACTGCCCGCGAGTGGTTCTTGCTTGGGGCAGGTGTTATTCTGATCGGCATGCTTATTGGGCTCGTTATTCCCAAGATTCGCTGGAAACGGCGCTCTACCTGGAGCGATTCACTTTGA
- a CDS encoding c-type cytochrome, with the protein MSKQIRRINFLFSQPVASIASMGIVTFSMLVAGCTEQNTETSEAMSPEAVAKRIEPVGKINIIQPEEASATVGTPESVEEETPEAPAPDTGESSLNTGTEEGPPLASEKEAQLLHGKTVVENSCAACHTGKVPGAPVIGNAEDWRPRLVQGEEVLIQHAIQGYKAMPPKGGNFNLSDEDIAAAVAYLISQVR; encoded by the coding sequence ATGAGTAAACAGATCCGTAGAATAAACTTTCTTTTTTCCCAACCTGTAGCTTCTATTGCCAGTATGGGGATAGTGACCTTTTCCATGCTAGTGGCTGGATGCACCGAACAAAATACGGAAACCAGCGAGGCCATGTCTCCGGAAGCCGTGGCTAAGCGTATTGAACCCGTAGGGAAGATAAACATCATCCAACCAGAAGAAGCCAGCGCAACAGTGGGTACTCCTGAGAGCGTTGAGGAAGAAACCCCAGAAGCACCTGCGCCAGACACGGGGGAAAGCTCCCTGAATACAGGCACTGAGGAGGGACCACCCCTGGCCAGCGAAAAAGAAGCTCAACTCCTCCATGGCAAAACAGTAGTCGAAAATAGCTGCGCCGCTTGCCATACCGGCAAAGTACCGGGGGCTCCAGTGATTGGCAATGCGGAGGACTGGAGACCTCGCCTCGTCCAGGGTGAAGAGGTTCTGATCCAACATGCCATTCAAGGTTATAAGGCTATGCCGCCCAAGGGCGGTAACTTCAATCTCAGTGATGAAGACATCGCCGCTGCTGTCGCCTATCTCATTTCCCAAGTACGCTAA